ACCATTATCAAGTAATCCTGCTGTTGTTATTGTTTCTATTGGTATAAAAGAAGAGGGCGTTCCAAAAGATTCTTTACATAACATTTTGAAAAATAAAAAAGCAACTATTTGTTTTGTAAATAAAGATAACACAGAAGATGTAAAACTTTGTGCAAATATGCTTGATAAAAATGAGAGTGAAATTGAAAAGTTTCAAATAGATGTTCAAAAACCTTTAGAGGATTTTCCTCCAATGATAAGCTCAACTCAAACTGCTTTATTTTGTGAGTTTTATCAAAAAGTTGATATTCCAGGGAAAACTACACCAATTATATTAGAGGTAAAAAAACAATATATTGAGGATGGTAGATTAGATGAAAGATATCATGTTCATGTTGAAAATGTAGGTAGAAGTGGAGCTTTTTTTAAAGCAATGGTAGACTTATAAAACTAAGAGTTTATCTCTTAGTTTTATTAAAATTTATTTTCAGATACTTTTTTAACAACATTTTGTGCTATGTTGTTAGTTTTTATTGCAATAGTATTTGTTACTTCAGCAATAGCTGCATTTTCTTGTGTAAATTTATCTAATTGACCAACAGCGTCAGCTATCTGATTCATTCCTATACTTTGTTCTTTAGCCGCATTTGCTACATCACTTATAAGGTTACTTGTGTCATGAATTTTTAATTCTAATTCATTAAATCCTTCAATCATTTTATTACTAATATTTTTACCATTATCA
This genomic stretch from Arcobacter arenosus harbors:
- a CDS encoding flavin reductase family protein; amino-acid sequence: MIIDYKDVNDLNRYKIMSDTVVPRPIAWIVTEDDGVINAAPFSYFVPLSSNPAVVIVSIGIKEEGVPKDSLHNILKNKKATICFVNKDNTEDVKLCANMLDKNESEIEKFQIDVQKPLEDFPPMISSTQTALFCEFYQKVDIPGKTTPIILEVKKQYIEDGRLDERYHVHVENVGRSGAFFKAMVDL